A single Maniola hyperantus chromosome 11, iAphHyp1.2, whole genome shotgun sequence DNA region contains:
- the LOC117986464 gene encoding uncharacterized protein — protein sequence MSLIKLLKSSSKLFKKDVITFLIIKRYDLGVIDDKLHYIAVKPSASISQLRQKVWHLLDLPDYCEEIIILKTEKDLEIPLTELRKGNDPQHPYVMEVWLPGKKSYPTPTHNNMLTMGDNKTLNDVSQDILRSNNSIFEVTANQELNEKSFGTEISRTTIQYNTKALNKLRVMDEHDSNQKLPTEYKKSELSCKMSSSTIFFKLHGRKSRDNFVNILLKIQNDLTTLGNKLSDLENRIHI from the exons ATGTCTCTAATAAAGCTTCTCAAATCATCATCCAAATTGTTCAAGAAGGACGTCATCACATTTCTGATCATAAAGCGCTATGATCTGGGCG TAATTGACGACAAACTTCATTACATAGCCGTGAAGCCATCAGCGTCAATATCCCAACTTCGGCAAAAAGTGTGGCATCTCCTCGACCTTCCCGACTACTGTGAAGAGATCATCATACTGAAAACTGAGAAAGACCTTGAAATACCACTAACTGAGCTCCGTAAAGGCAACGATCCGCAACATCCTTACGTTATGGAGGTTTGGTTACCAGGGAAGAAGAGTT ATCCAACGCCAACACATAACAACATGCTTACAATGGGAGACAACAAAACCTTGAACGATGTATCCCAAGATATCCTCAGATCAAACAATAGCATTTTCGAAGTGACAGCTAATCAAGAACTGAACGAAAAATCTTTTGGGACCGAAATTT CGCGCACGACCATTCAATACAACACCAAAGCCCTTAACAAGTTACGCGTGATGGATGAACATGATAGCAATCAGAAGCTCCCAACAGAATACAAAAAATCTGAActctcgtgcaaaatgtcttcATCGACGATATTTTTCAAACTTCATGGAAGAAAGAGTCGGGACAACTTCGTGAATATTCTGctcaaaatacaaaacgatttAACAACGTTAGGCAACAAACTGTCGGATTTGGAAAATCGGATACATATTTGA
- the LOC117986463 gene encoding ubiquinone biosynthesis O-methyltransferase, mitochondrial-like isoform X2, producing the protein MKNHSLSYLKMFMTKNIQSCMHKLPCRRMATLNFNKTVTNETTVDQSHVDKHSKLAKEWWDPNGKMMPLHSYNLLRVPFIRDGLVHYEPHERTLSPLSNKKILDVGCGGGILSEAIARLGANVTGIDASNELIDLASEHSKRDPKLENNRPCYQCTTIEEHSKQFSDHYDAVVASEVIEHVANKELFIQSCVQCVAPGGKIFITTPNRTRLMQIFGIWVAEYILRSVPANTHEYEKLTTPNEVTFLLERNNCHVQAIHGLMYYPFVNKWEWTSSTAFVFALQAEKLTNE; encoded by the exons ATGAAGAATCATTCACTTagttatttgaaaatgtttatGACAAAGAACAT ACAATCCTGTATGCACAAACTTCCTTGTAGGAGAATGGCAacattaaactttaataaaactgtTACAAACGAAACTACAGTAGACCAAAGTCATGTAGACAAACATAGCAAACTCGCGAAGGAATGGTGGGACCCCAATGGCAAAATGATGCCACTGCATAGTTACAATTTACTTAG GGTCCCATTTATAAGAGATGGTCTAGTACATTATGAGCCTCATGAAAGAACCCTCTCACCCTtgtctaataaaaaaatattagatgtAGGTTGTGGTGGGGGCATACTATCAGAG gCAATAGCTAGACTTGGAGCTAATGTAACAGGAATAGATGCCAGCAATGAATTAATAGACTTGGCCTCAGAACATAGCAAAAGAGATCCAAAGTTAGAAAACAATAGGCCATGCTACCAGTGCACTACAATTGAg gAGCACTCAAAACAATTCTCGGATCACTACGATGCAGTAGTAGCATCAGAAGTGATAGAGCACGTCGCGAACAAGGAATTGTTTATACAGTCGTGCGTCCAGTGTGTCGCACCCGGCGGGAAGATATTCATCACGACCCCAAACAGAACGCGCCTCATGCAAATATTCGGCATATGGGTCGCTGAATACATCTTGAGGTCGGTGCCAGCGAATACGCACGAATATGAAAAACTCACGACGCCGAATGAGGTCACGTTTTTGCTGGAGAgaa ATAACTGCCACGTCCAAGCGATCCATGGCCTGATGTACTACCCGTTTGTAAACAAGTGGGAATGGACCAGTTCTACGGCCTTTGTCTTCGCTTTGCAGGCAGAGAAACTAACAAATGAATAg
- the LOC117986463 gene encoding ubiquinone biosynthesis O-methyltransferase, mitochondrial-like isoform X3, translating to MHKLPCRRMATLNFNKTVTNETTVDQSHVDKHSKLAKEWWDPNGKMMPLHSYNLLRVPFIRDGLVHYEPHERTLSPLSNKKILDVGCGGGILSEAIARLGANVTGIDASNELIDLASEHSKRDPKLENNRPCYQCTTIEEHSKQFSDHYDAVVASEVIEHVANKELFIQSCVQCVAPGGKIFITTPNRTRLMQIFGIWVAEYILRSVPANTHEYEKLTTPNEVTFLLERNNCHVQAIHGLMYYPFVNKWEWTSSTAFVFALQAEKLTNE from the exons ATGCACAAACTTCCTTGTAGGAGAATGGCAacattaaactttaataaaactgtTACAAACGAAACTACAGTAGACCAAAGTCATGTAGACAAACATAGCAAACTCGCGAAGGAATGGTGGGACCCCAATGGCAAAATGATGCCACTGCATAGTTACAATTTACTTAG GGTCCCATTTATAAGAGATGGTCTAGTACATTATGAGCCTCATGAAAGAACCCTCTCACCCTtgtctaataaaaaaatattagatgtAGGTTGTGGTGGGGGCATACTATCAGAG gCAATAGCTAGACTTGGAGCTAATGTAACAGGAATAGATGCCAGCAATGAATTAATAGACTTGGCCTCAGAACATAGCAAAAGAGATCCAAAGTTAGAAAACAATAGGCCATGCTACCAGTGCACTACAATTGAg gAGCACTCAAAACAATTCTCGGATCACTACGATGCAGTAGTAGCATCAGAAGTGATAGAGCACGTCGCGAACAAGGAATTGTTTATACAGTCGTGCGTCCAGTGTGTCGCACCCGGCGGGAAGATATTCATCACGACCCCAAACAGAACGCGCCTCATGCAAATATTCGGCATATGGGTCGCTGAATACATCTTGAGGTCGGTGCCAGCGAATACGCACGAATATGAAAAACTCACGACGCCGAATGAGGTCACGTTTTTGCTGGAGAgaa ATAACTGCCACGTCCAAGCGATCCATGGCCTGATGTACTACCCGTTTGTAAACAAGTGGGAATGGACCAGTTCTACGGCCTTTGTCTTCGCTTTGCAGGCAGAGAAACTAACAAATGAATAg
- the LOC117986463 gene encoding ubiquinone biosynthesis O-methyltransferase, mitochondrial-like isoform X1 — MKNHSLSYLKMFMTKNMYGYRQSCMHKLPCRRMATLNFNKTVTNETTVDQSHVDKHSKLAKEWWDPNGKMMPLHSYNLLRVPFIRDGLVHYEPHERTLSPLSNKKILDVGCGGGILSEAIARLGANVTGIDASNELIDLASEHSKRDPKLENNRPCYQCTTIEEHSKQFSDHYDAVVASEVIEHVANKELFIQSCVQCVAPGGKIFITTPNRTRLMQIFGIWVAEYILRSVPANTHEYEKLTTPNEVTFLLERNNCHVQAIHGLMYYPFVNKWEWTSSTAFVFALQAEKLTNE; from the exons ATGAAGAATCATTCACTTagttatttgaaaatgtttatGACAAAGAACATGTATGGATATAG ACAATCCTGTATGCACAAACTTCCTTGTAGGAGAATGGCAacattaaactttaataaaactgtTACAAACGAAACTACAGTAGACCAAAGTCATGTAGACAAACATAGCAAACTCGCGAAGGAATGGTGGGACCCCAATGGCAAAATGATGCCACTGCATAGTTACAATTTACTTAG GGTCCCATTTATAAGAGATGGTCTAGTACATTATGAGCCTCATGAAAGAACCCTCTCACCCTtgtctaataaaaaaatattagatgtAGGTTGTGGTGGGGGCATACTATCAGAG gCAATAGCTAGACTTGGAGCTAATGTAACAGGAATAGATGCCAGCAATGAATTAATAGACTTGGCCTCAGAACATAGCAAAAGAGATCCAAAGTTAGAAAACAATAGGCCATGCTACCAGTGCACTACAATTGAg gAGCACTCAAAACAATTCTCGGATCACTACGATGCAGTAGTAGCATCAGAAGTGATAGAGCACGTCGCGAACAAGGAATTGTTTATACAGTCGTGCGTCCAGTGTGTCGCACCCGGCGGGAAGATATTCATCACGACCCCAAACAGAACGCGCCTCATGCAAATATTCGGCATATGGGTCGCTGAATACATCTTGAGGTCGGTGCCAGCGAATACGCACGAATATGAAAAACTCACGACGCCGAATGAGGTCACGTTTTTGCTGGAGAgaa ATAACTGCCACGTCCAAGCGATCCATGGCCTGATGTACTACCCGTTTGTAAACAAGTGGGAATGGACCAGTTCTACGGCCTTTGTCTTCGCTTTGCAGGCAGAGAAACTAACAAATGAATAg
- the LOC117986466 gene encoding uncharacterized protein yields MRILYQLYPGQSFELDILIWSQVAKIWCGNQYAYVRTWQFLEERWLTFSIRHAFPVRVHDMLKQVATITCSMGSGSLGTNAKNDKNFEVFLPRLKFGERRYFAPVLKTEETIKQFIHELLWKSVEKFIPASYLDGVFDTPYSPTDIRHQDTILSEVQESILNKTYSVEEEDFLVESEKLLAKPREKRDTKAFKDKDKKKIVEVQKEKFAISLPGDSILAGSGRIVAFETIGERPPEQSAVIVLISSNNLPAEDDYPIIFVNVETLNDIPIQELKKLRITQVFTRWNIGEEEHDSPKQPIKLKRTVKFNDHHTVPLQFSKASEITASFLDNPFEIQLRGVRQSKLTNHNPILFGDDKNDHNFGFASPPQAKALSLEEEVPIAVTKIDGSSLAKESNGIIRGEFCLFPLKVSLKERGRQDNCTNDINGIKLSITPDIVIKPSVILEAQMTLEVSIGVVGCRPRSLTESFLRLYCCSSDSFATNALLQRIIEINENLIATKDINDSLTGFALDTIDTVIFYVEGKRDGPILALWEFTADFYPKMKPLFSCSDHHLDRIYSEMISSATPFYVLKMLVPINTLLACPQVYVKPSLPLPTRSALLKMGRLIASKFKLAPCKSEMPTNEELYSFRLELCVPAPT; encoded by the exons ATGAGGATATTGTATCAACTATATCCTGGACAATCATTTGAGTTGGATATTCTTATATGGTCCCAAGTAGCTAAG ATTTGGTGCGGAAATCAGTATGCCTATGTAAGGACATGGCAATTTTTAGAAGAACGTTGGCTTACCTTTTCTATTCGGCACGCTTTTCCTGTCAGAGTGCATGATATGCTGAAGCAAGTTGCTACAATCACATGTTCTATGGGATCTGGTAGCCTTGGTACTAA TGCAAAAAACGACAAAAATTTTGAAGTATTCTTGCCACGCTTAAAATTTGGAGAGCGTAGATATTTTGCACCAGTTTTAAAAACAGAGGAAACGATTAAACAATTTATACACGAGCTTTTATGGAAAAGTGTCGAAAAATTTATTCCTGCTTCTTATTTAGATGGAGTTTTTGATACACCTTACAGTCCAACag ATATAAGACACCAAGATACAATATTATCCGAAGTACAGGAAAGCATATTGAATAAAACTTATTCAGTAGAGGAAGAAGATTTTCTGGTTGAATCTGAAAAATTATTAGCTAAGCCAAGAGAGAAACGAGATACGAAAGCTTTTAAAGACaaagataaaaagaaaatagttgaagtacaaaaagaaaaatttgcTATTTCTTTACCTGGAGATTCTATTTTAGCGG GATCGGGAAGAATAGTTGCTTTTGAGACTATCGGAGAACGTCCTCCAGAACAGAGTGCAGTAATAGTGTTAATTTCTAGCAATAATTTACCAGCCGAAGATGACTATCCAATTATATTCGTCAACGTAGAAACATTAAACGACATTCCTATCCAAGAACTTAAAAAGTTAAG AATTACACAAGTTTTCACCCGATGGAATATTGGAGAAGAGGAACATGACTCTCCGAAACaacctattaaattaaaaagaactGTCAAATTTAATGACCATCACACCGTACCTCTACAATTTTCTAAAGCATCTGAAATCACTGCATCTTTTTTAGATAATCCGTTTGAAATACAG CTTCGAGGTGTACGTCAATCGAAATTAACAAACCATAATCCAATTCTATTTGGAGATGATAAAAATGATCACAACTTTGGATTCGCCTCACCTCCTCAAGCTAAAGCTTTAAGTCTTGAAGAAGAAGTGCCCATTGCTGTAACAAAAATTGATGGAAGTTCGTTAGCCAAAGAAAGTAACGGAATCATTAGAGGAGAGTTTTGCCTATTTCCTTTGAAAGTATCTCTAAAAGAAAGAGGTCGTCAAGATAACTGTACAAATGACATAAACGGAATTAAACTGTCCATCACACCTGATATTGTTATAAAACCATCAGTAATATTAGAAGCACAGATGACACTAGAGGTATCAATAGGTGTAGTTGGATGCAGGCCACGAAGTTTGACAGAAAGCTTTCTCAGATTGTATTGCTGTTCGAGTGATTCGTTTGCTACAAATGCTTTGTTACAAAGAATTATAGAAATTAATGAAAATCTTATCGCGACAAAGGACATCAATGACTCGTTAACAGGATTTGCCTTGGACACAATTGATACGGTTATATTTTATGTTGAAGGTAAAAGAGATGGACCAATTTTAGCACTTTGGGAATTTACAGCAGATTTCTATCCCAAGATGAAGCCATTATTCTCTTGCTCAGATCATCATCTCGATAGAATTTATTCAG AAATGATATCATCTGCCACACCATTTTACGTATTGAAGATGTTAGTCCCTATAAATACTCTATTAGCATGCCCACAAGTGTATGTGAAGCCTTCCTTACCATTACCAACCAGATCT GCCTTATTAAAAATGGGGCGCTTGATTGCAAGCAAATTCAAGTTAGCCCCTTGCAAAAGTGAGATGCCGACTAACGAAGAACTGTACAGTTTTAGACTCGAGTTGTGTGTCCCAGCTCCCACCTAG